In a genomic window of Gossypium arboreum isolate Shixiya-1 chromosome 9, ASM2569848v2, whole genome shotgun sequence:
- the LOC108454422 gene encoding kinesin-like protein KIN-14P isoform X1, whose amino-acid sequence MEEEKKKKRNKKKKNKQGKATEEDVEQIQNNNVSNGQSSGNALDLDTHQPNGALPSSAEEMIKELQKENELHVQKEATLQERIQHLQHENESHLQKKALLEETINRLRNEFDSLLKKEASFEATIQQLQYERESHVQKVAGLGINIVGLQNEKEFWFQEKASLEEKISQLRDEKAGLHLKGATLEENVRQLEKEKESWIMTQSSTKEAISSLNRDITRLKMQVVELEESRNKLLQENQQLNENISSMQLHIQNLERNSTSNSQSEDVEKQASGNEDLKSQIEAANVFVDKLMMENAELVEKVNVLYAMLEQQSKAAEHSKVIETTNSVPQSLENGSILVPKLDSLVASPITNGKIEGENVDGQPAAPLPHNVESEDSGEIVQIPLDDTDVRDLEFQGTGTEENAVPLTDAPLIGAPFRLISFFARYVSGADLVNNT is encoded by the exons ATggaggaggagaagaagaagaagaggaacaagaagaagaaaaacaagCAGGGCAAAGCCACCGAAGAAGACGTAGAACAGATTCAGAATAATAACGTTAGCAATGGCCAAAGCAGTGGAAATGCTCTGGATCTGGATACTCATCAACCTAATGGCGCTCTTCCC AGCTCTGCGGAAGAGATGATTAAAGAACTACAAAAGGAGAATGAGTTACATGTACAGAAAGAG GCTACTTTGCAAGAGAGAATTCAACACTTACAACATGAAAATGAATCACACCTACAGAAAAAG GCTTTGTTAGAAGAGACAATCAATCGGTTAAGAAATGAGTTTGATTCCCTCCTAAAGAAAGAG GCTTCTTTTGAGGCGACAATCCAACAATTGCAATATGAAAGAGAATCACATGTGCAGAAAGTG GCTGGTTTAGGGATCAATATTGTAGGATTACAGAACGAAAAAGAATTCTGGTTTCAAGAAAAG GCCAGCTTGGAAGAGAAAATCAGTCAGTTGCGTGATGAAAAAGCTGGTCTGCATCTGAAAGGG gcaaccttGGAAGAAAATGTTAGACAGCTAGAGAAAGAGAAAGAGTCTTGGATTATGACACAG AGTTCCACGAAAGAAGCAATTTCTAGCCTTAATCGTGATATTACAAGACTAAAAATGCAG GTGGTTGAGTTGGAGGAATCCAGGAACAAGCTTTTGCAAGAAAATCAGCAGCTTAATGAAAATATATCTAGCATGCAGTTACATATTCAAAACCTTGAGAGGAACAGTACCTCCAATTCCCAATCAGAAGACGTTGAAAAG CAAGCTTCTGGCAATGAGGACCTGAAATCTCAGATTGAAGCAGCAAATGTGTTTGTCGACAAACTGATGATGGAGAACGCTGAGCTTGTTGAGAAG GTGAATGTGTTGTATGCCATGCTTGAGCAACAAAGTAAGGCAGCAGAACATTCCAAGGTCATTGAAACGACTAATTCTGTGCCTCAATCCCTTGAGAATGGCTCTATACTTGTTCCTAAGTTGGATTCTCTTGTGGCTTCTCCAATTACGAACGGCAAAATTGAAGGTGAGAATGTGGATGGGCAACCTGCTGCCCCTCTTCCACACAATGTAGAATCTGAGGACTCGGGGGAAATTGTACAAATCCCTCTGGATGATACCGATGTAAGGGATTTGGAGTTCCAGGGCACTGGAACTGAAGAAAATGCGGTGCCCCTCACCGATGCTCCCCTTATCGGTGCTCCATTCCGGTTAATATCATTTTTTGCTAGATATGTTAGTGGTGCTGACCTTGTTAACAACACTTGA
- the LOC108454422 gene encoding COP1-interactive protein 1 isoform X2 gives MIKELQKENELHVQKEATLQERIQHLQHENESHLQKKALLEETINRLRNEFDSLLKKEASFEATIQQLQYERESHVQKVAGLGINIVGLQNEKEFWFQEKASLEEKISQLRDEKAGLHLKGATLEENVRQLEKEKESWIMTQSSTKEAISSLNRDITRLKMQVVELEESRNKLLQENQQLNENISSMQLHIQNLERNSTSNSQSEDVEKQASGNEDLKSQIEAANVFVDKLMMENAELVEKVNVLYAMLEQQSKAAEHSKVIETTNSVPQSLENGSILVPKLDSLVASPITNGKIEGENVDGQPAAPLPHNVESEDSGEIVQIPLDDTDVRDLEFQGTGTEENAVPLTDAPLIGAPFRLISFFARYVSGADLVNNT, from the exons ATGATTAAAGAACTACAAAAGGAGAATGAGTTACATGTACAGAAAGAG GCTACTTTGCAAGAGAGAATTCAACACTTACAACATGAAAATGAATCACACCTACAGAAAAAG GCTTTGTTAGAAGAGACAATCAATCGGTTAAGAAATGAGTTTGATTCCCTCCTAAAGAAAGAG GCTTCTTTTGAGGCGACAATCCAACAATTGCAATATGAAAGAGAATCACATGTGCAGAAAGTG GCTGGTTTAGGGATCAATATTGTAGGATTACAGAACGAAAAAGAATTCTGGTTTCAAGAAAAG GCCAGCTTGGAAGAGAAAATCAGTCAGTTGCGTGATGAAAAAGCTGGTCTGCATCTGAAAGGG gcaaccttGGAAGAAAATGTTAGACAGCTAGAGAAAGAGAAAGAGTCTTGGATTATGACACAG AGTTCCACGAAAGAAGCAATTTCTAGCCTTAATCGTGATATTACAAGACTAAAAATGCAG GTGGTTGAGTTGGAGGAATCCAGGAACAAGCTTTTGCAAGAAAATCAGCAGCTTAATGAAAATATATCTAGCATGCAGTTACATATTCAAAACCTTGAGAGGAACAGTACCTCCAATTCCCAATCAGAAGACGTTGAAAAG CAAGCTTCTGGCAATGAGGACCTGAAATCTCAGATTGAAGCAGCAAATGTGTTTGTCGACAAACTGATGATGGAGAACGCTGAGCTTGTTGAGAAG GTGAATGTGTTGTATGCCATGCTTGAGCAACAAAGTAAGGCAGCAGAACATTCCAAGGTCATTGAAACGACTAATTCTGTGCCTCAATCCCTTGAGAATGGCTCTATACTTGTTCCTAAGTTGGATTCTCTTGTGGCTTCTCCAATTACGAACGGCAAAATTGAAGGTGAGAATGTGGATGGGCAACCTGCTGCCCCTCTTCCACACAATGTAGAATCTGAGGACTCGGGGGAAATTGTACAAATCCCTCTGGATGATACCGATGTAAGGGATTTGGAGTTCCAGGGCACTGGAACTGAAGAAAATGCGGTGCCCCTCACCGATGCTCCCCTTATCGGTGCTCCATTCCGGTTAATATCATTTTTTGCTAGATATGTTAGTGGTGCTGACCTTGTTAACAACACTTGA